GAGCAGTTGCATTTGTGGATGCTCCCTCTTCAAAAAAAACCGATAAAATTAACACATGTGATTCATCTACAATGTATTGAAAATACTTTAAAAAAAGTTATCTTGTGAAACAATTATCAGAATAATATGCAAGTTAGCCAGAATACAATAGACTATAAAAAATTTCCAACGACCAGGTTTCAAGGAAGCAAACGAAAAATACTGCCATGGATTGCCGAATCTTTAGAAGAGTTAGAATTTGAAACCGTACTAGATGGATTTGGCGGTACTGGATCTGTAAGTTATTTGTTTAAAAAATCGGGAAAGAAAGTAACCTATAATGATGTCTTAAAGTTTAACACAATTATCGGAAAAGCTATTGTTGAAAATTCAATGGTAAAGCTATCAGATGAAGAAATACATGCCCTTTTAAGATTTGAGAACTATAGGGACCAAGATTTGATTCAAACCGTATTTAAAGGATATTATTTTCTTGATAAAGAAAATGAGTGGCTAGACAAAATTGTAAATGAGATATTTTCTCATCCCTTCAGTGAAACACCTATTGAAGAAGTTGAGTACAAAAAAGCGATAGTTTTATATGCTGTTTTCCAATCTTGTTTGATTAAGAGGCCCTACAACTTGTTTCATAGGAGGAACCTTAATATACGGACAAGTGATGTAAAAAGGACATTCGGTAATAAAACCACTTGGGAAAGATCATTTGATGACTATTTAATGAAGTTTATTAAAGAAGCAAACTCTTTAGTATTTGATAATGGACACCAATGTAATGTGATTAACTCTTCAATTTTTGAAATAGACTTGGAAGAGAATAGTTACGATTTGGTATATTTTGATCCTCCATACATTAAAAAAGGGAAAAATGAAACCTCAAATTATCTAAAATGTTATCATTTCCTAGAGGGTATTGCAAGATATGAATCTTGGGAAGACTTAATTGATTTTGAAACAACCAATAGAAGACTTCAAGATCATGCATTAATGAATGAGTTTACACCTCTAAAGGTTCAAGATTCATTAGAAACCTTGTTGGATAAATTTAAAGATAGTATTATCGTCCTATCTTATAAATATGGAGGGATACCTTCTATTGAAGACCTAATTTCTTCAATGAAAAGAGTTAAGAAAAAGGTGTCTGTGAAATCAAAACACTACAAATATGCATTGAATCGACAGAATGGCAATAAAAAACTAAATCGGGAATATTTAATAATTGGAATTTAATGTATGAATAATTGGCCTAAAAAAATAACTGTCGACAAAAGGATCATAGGAACTTTAAGTAGTTCTACATATGAAAATTTCCCTCAAGCTCTAAAAGAATTAATAGTAAATAGTTATGATGCAGATGCGTCAAAGGTCGATTTGATAATTGAAAAAGAGAATGAAGCAATAATCATTGAAGATACTGGAAAAGGAATGAGTGAAGATGATTTTGATTTTTATTTGAGAATCGCAGGGAAAACTAGAAGAAAGAGTGATTATACAGAGGGAGGGCGCAGAATTGTAGGGAAATTTGGGGTTGGCTTTTTGGCGGTATTTCCGTTTTGTAAAATATATGAGATCGAAACTACTAGGCGAGGAAGTGCAGAATTAATTAAGGCAAGGATTAACTGTGAGAAATATTTCACTTTTGATGAAAACACTACAATTGACGTTGATAGTGTCCCAATTTTTGGAGTAATTGCTAGAGATGAAAAAATAAGGAGTAAGCAATTTACAAAAATAAGATTACTAGGTTTCACTAAATTAATGAAATCTTTCTTTAATAAAGAGTACGAAACAACGAAGAAAAATTCAATAAAGAATTTCGATCCTTTAAAGTTAATTGAATGGGAACTTTGTGAATATTTACCAATTCAATACAAAGATAAAGAATTTAATGAAATCTTTGCCTTGGATGAGGGTACTCCTTTTGAAGTTTTTTTTAATGGAAAAAGATTAGTTAGAAATAAACATGTAGCAACGACACTGGAAACGCATGGTGATAGTTTTGAACAGATTGGCAACATTAAATTCAGATATTTTATTGGAACTGATTTCAGGACTATTAAACCGATTGAAGCCAGATATATATTTATTCGAAACTTTAATGTTGGAGTAGGTTCAAGAACTACTTTTGGTATTGGATTAGATAGTAGACTATATTCTAAACTTGCTTGGTTATGCATTGAGATTGATGTTATTGAGGGGTTGAATGACTTGATTGCAGTTTCTAGAGACAGGTTCAACTATAGCCCCGATTATGAAAAATTCAAAGATTTTTTTAGAGAAAAACTTAGGTATTGGGCTACAACAATTGAAGAGATTAATACTCTTGAAAAGTTAATAAGCTCCAAAAGTCAAAGTAGAATTATTGAGTTTGAAGATGATAAGGAAAGACAAAAGGAAAAAATAATTAAATCTCTTGAGAAGAGAGGGGTAAATATAGAAATTAAGAAGACAGAGGAAATAGATGAAGAAAAAAGTTTAGGAGATAAAATTGAAGTATTTAAAGAAAAGAAAGACTTAAAGAAAGGAGAAACAACAGATGAATTGTTCCCCAAGAAAAAATCTCTAGAGGAAGCGAACAGAGAAGGTTCTACTTTTATTAAAGAAAGATTTCAGGACTCACTTCGAGTAGAAATTAGTGAAACAGAATCTAAACGGACCATTCGAATTGGAGACGAAGAATATGAAATTGTAAATATGAATTGGCATATTAGTGAATTATTCCCAGCATGCAAAATCGAAGGAAAAAAATTAGTAATTAATAAGGCATATAAACTATTTCATAATAAGTCTCTTTTGGATGTTTTTGTTAAATTTCATTTTATACTCGTAAAAAAACACCAAGAGGGGCTAATTAGTGATAGTATTCTTAGAAATCTTAACCGTTCAGTAGAAAAAATATTCTCTGATTATTTATAAAACATGTCCTAATGAAAATTTCAAAAGTGTCTGTGAAAAATTTTCGCAGTTTATCCAATGTTCAAATTAGAGATTTCGAAGACATAAATATGGTCTATGGGGTAAACAATAGTGGTAAATCTAATTTTCTTAAGTTCTTAGAACTAGTTTTTCAACGTAAAGAGAAAAAAAATCAAGTCATTTTTCAAGAGGATGGGCAAGAAGTAACCCGTGTTGAAATAGAGAAAACTAACTTTTGGGAGGGCTATATTTATGATATGCCTTTTTTGTTTACAAATAACCAAAAGGAAAAGGATATTGAATTTTCTGTTTCCCTTTTAATTAATCCAGATGAGCTTGGCGAATATGGGGATATTCTTTTAAAAGAGGGCTTTTTAGAAGAAGCAGGAGGGGGGCATAGGAATTATATTGAATTTGTAGGTAAAATAATGTCCCTCAAT
The Halobacteriovoraceae bacterium DNA segment above includes these coding regions:
- a CDS encoding DNA adenine methylase gives rise to the protein MQVSQNTIDYKKFPTTRFQGSKRKILPWIAESLEELEFETVLDGFGGTGSVSYLFKKSGKKVTYNDVLKFNTIIGKAIVENSMVKLSDEEIHALLRFENYRDQDLIQTVFKGYYFLDKENEWLDKIVNEIFSHPFSETPIEEVEYKKAIVLYAVFQSCLIKRPYNLFHRRNLNIRTSDVKRTFGNKTTWERSFDDYLMKFIKEANSLVFDNGHQCNVINSSIFEIDLEENSYDLVYFDPPYIKKGKNETSNYLKCYHFLEGIARYESWEDLIDFETTNRRLQDHALMNEFTPLKVQDSLETLLDKFKDSIIVLSYKYGGIPSIEDLISSMKRVKKKVSVKSKHYKYALNRQNGNKKLNREYLIIGI
- a CDS encoding ATP-binding protein is translated as MNNWPKKITVDKRIIGTLSSSTYENFPQALKELIVNSYDADASKVDLIIEKENEAIIIEDTGKGMSEDDFDFYLRIAGKTRRKSDYTEGGRRIVGKFGVGFLAVFPFCKIYEIETTRRGSAELIKARINCEKYFTFDENTTIDVDSVPIFGVIARDEKIRSKQFTKIRLLGFTKLMKSFFNKEYETTKKNSIKNFDPLKLIEWELCEYLPIQYKDKEFNEIFALDEGTPFEVFFNGKRLVRNKHVATTLETHGDSFEQIGNIKFRYFIGTDFRTIKPIEARYIFIRNFNVGVGSRTTFGIGLDSRLYSKLAWLCIEIDVIEGLNDLIAVSRDRFNYSPDYEKFKDFFREKLRYWATTIEEINTLEKLISSKSQSRIIEFEDDKERQKEKIIKSLEKRGVNIEIKKTEEIDEEKSLGDKIEVFKEKKDLKKGETTDELFPKKKSLEEANREGSTFIKERFQDSLRVEISETESKRTIRIGDEEYEIVNMNWHISELFPACKIEGKKLVINKAYKLFHNKSLLDVFVKFHFILVKKHQEGLISDSILRNLNRSVEKIFSDYL